The uncultured Methanoregula sp. genomic sequence TCTTCCTTGCCTGCGGCGAAGCCGGACAGGGAGAACGCCTCCTTCTCGGCACTGCAGAAGCCAGCCGGTACCGCAGTATCGCTGCTGCGGCCCTCGCTTACAACCACTCGGTCATCGCCCAGTCACCCATAGATATCAATCTCGCAAAACAGCTCAACATCCTCTTAAAAGAGATCGGCGTCCAGCGCGACCATGTCATCATCGACCCCTACACCGGTGCACTCGGGTACGGTTTCGAGTACTCCTACTCGGCGATGGAACGGATCCATTACTCAGCGCTCAAGGGAGATACCGATCTTGCCATGCCCATGATCTGTTCTGCGGTCGATACTCTCACCATCAAGGAAGTCCGGGAAGCGGATGCCGCCCGGCAGGACGAGATGGCAGTCCAGTGGGAACTTGCAACAGGACTTGCTTCGGCAGCGGCCGGGGCCGAGATCATCTGTGTCCGGCACCCGAATACCATCCCCCTCCTCAGGGCAGCATTTGCCGACATGAAAAAAGGGTCCCGTCCGTTAGGGGAGGTGCCGTGAGATGGCGCTCAAGGCACTCGATATCTA encodes the following:
- a CDS encoding acetyl-CoA decarbonylase/synthase complex subunit delta; amino-acid sequence: MAYKVSFDWTGTIGEVVLGATKADGGTRSVSYRIGGGTTLPFLEGNPASPAPLIAFEICDNPVYWSPIIRNYCGDITNTVTDWAKAAEHSYGADMVRLYLTSTRQRNFSDIPSARKTVEAVLSATTLPLIIEGSNEPKIDSEVFLACGEAGQGERLLLGTAEASRYRSIAAAALAYNHSVIAQSPIDINLAKQLNILLKEIGVQRDHVIIDPYTGALGYGFEYSYSAMERIHYSALKGDTDLAMPMICSAVDTLTIKEVREADAARQDEMAVQWELATGLASAAAGAEIICVRHPNTIPLLRAAFADMKKGSRPLGEVP